From the genome of Pseudomonadota bacterium, one region includes:
- a CDS encoding disulfide bond formation protein B produces the protein MCTVVIIACIVVLGSVYSLEYFFGLEPCELCIYQRWPWWAAFLLSISTRLPYLSYLLISRLISLAGFSIIISGVIALYHVGIEYDWWSGPSTCTNNGALPNTLSELRASGNVTLITSCDKVPWSLFGFSLAFYNLILSIGLGVSVLVLGVRKLN, from the coding sequence ATTTGTACAGTTGTAATAATTGCCTGTATCGTTGTTTTGGGCAGCGTATATAGCCTCGAGTATTTTTTTGGCTTGGAACCTTGTGAGCTTTGCATTTATCAACGCTGGCCCTGGTGGGCGGCGTTCTTGCTTTCTATTAGTACGCGTCTTCCATACTTGTCATATCTTTTGATATCACGATTAATAAGTCTCGCGGGCTTCTCGATTATAATCAGTGGAGTGATAGCGTTGTATCACGTTGGGATCGAATACGACTGGTGGAGTGGGCCAAGCACATGCACTAACAATGGGGCGCTTCCGAACACACTCTCTGAGCTGCGCGCAAGTGGAAATGTTACCCTGATAACAAGTTGCGACAAAGTGCCATGGTCACTTTTTGGATTTAGCTTGGCATTTTATAATTTAATTCTATCTATTGGGCTTGGGGTTTCTGTATTGGTATTAGGGGTGAGAAAGTTAAATTGA
- a CDS encoding demethoxyubiquinone hydroxylase family protein, with protein MLKNNHSTNQPLYLPGDPEPTLDRARMIRVDHAGEYGAVRIYAGQLAVLKESPKADVIRHMADQEIRHRERFQEILPNHQVRPSILIPFWHVAGYLLGYCSAVFGERAAMACTVGVEEVIDEHYADQAKRLGPEDIDLIDTIEEFRVEELEHRDTALDHDAEGAPAYPLLTNLARSASRLAIWLSERF; from the coding sequence ATGCTCAAAAACAACCACTCGACCAATCAGCCTCTTTACCTTCCTGGCGATCCGGAACCTACCTTGGATCGTGCACGCATGATTAGGGTTGATCATGCTGGTGAGTATGGCGCGGTGCGCATCTATGCGGGTCAATTGGCTGTTCTTAAAGAAAGTCCTAAAGCGGACGTCATCCGTCACATGGCAGATCAAGAAATCCGACACCGAGAACGCTTTCAGGAGATACTCCCAAATCACCAAGTCAGGCCCTCAATACTTATACCGTTCTGGCATGTAGCAGGCTATCTTTTAGGATATTGCAGTGCTGTTTTTGGCGAAAGGGCGGCTATGGCTTGTACCGTTGGGGTAGAGGAGGTAATTGATGAACATTACGCTGACCAAGCAAAACGATTAGGGCCGGAAGATATTGATCTTATAGATACCATCGAAGAATTTCGTGTTGAAGAGCTTGAACATCGTGATACAGCACTTGATCATGATGCGGAAGGGGCTCCTGCCTACCCACTTCTAACTAACTTAGCCAGATCTGCGTCTCGACTGGCAATATGGCTTTCCGAAAGGTTCTAA
- a CDS encoding HNH endonuclease, giving the protein MPASPQSCPALVLNADYRPLSYFPLSLWSWQESVKAVVTDRVNVVSEYETTVCSPSFKVCLPSVISLKEYVPQMRKVAFTRFNVFLRDRFTCQYCEKEFSAQELTFDHVIPKSRGGKSKWENIVAACSPCNLRKGGRTIQESAMRPYRKPFEPNMWQLQENGRAFPPNFLHDSWGDFLYWDSELEEG; this is encoded by the coding sequence ATGCCGGCGTCACCTCAGTCCTGTCCAGCGCTTGTCTTGAATGCAGATTATCGTCCACTGAGTTACTTTCCTTTATCTCTGTGGTCATGGCAAGAATCGGTTAAGGCGGTGGTTACAGATCGAGTAAATGTAGTTTCTGAATATGAAACGACCGTATGTTCTCCATCATTTAAGGTATGCTTGCCGAGTGTTATTTCTTTAAAAGAGTATGTGCCTCAAATGCGCAAAGTGGCCTTTACACGCTTCAATGTCTTTTTGCGAGATCGTTTTACTTGTCAATATTGTGAAAAGGAGTTTTCCGCTCAGGAATTAACCTTTGACCACGTCATTCCAAAATCGCGGGGTGGAAAGTCAAAGTGGGAAAATATCGTTGCGGCTTGTAGTCCTTGCAATCTTCGGAAGGGAGGAAGGACAATCCAGGAATCCGCTATGCGTCCATACCGTAAACCGTTTGAACCTAATATGTGGCAGTTACAAGAGAACGGGCGGGCTTTCCCGCCAAATTTTTTACACGATAGTTGGGGTGACTTTCTTTACTGGGATAGTGAGCTGGAAGAAGGTTAG
- a CDS encoding dienelactone hydrolase family protein has protein sequence MELSETVKMDGPRVGPLSGKKARQLIILLHGVGADGQDLIGLAPPLSQAFPDASFVSPNAPYDCDMAINGYQWFSLKDRSPEAILSEVKVTAPILNAFIDEEMVRCGVTAKQTALLGFSQGTMMSLYVAPRREQALAGVVGFSGRLIAPDLLKKEIKSRPPTLLVHGDADEVVPVESIFQAKEGLSSSGIDVTAVSRPGLGHGIDPDGINHAVTFLNSCFDS, from the coding sequence ATGGAATTGAGTGAGACCGTAAAAATGGATGGGCCACGGGTTGGCCCTTTGTCAGGCAAAAAAGCCCGGCAGTTGATTATTTTACTCCATGGTGTTGGCGCTGACGGTCAAGATCTTATAGGGTTAGCTCCTCCGCTTTCGCAAGCCTTTCCGGATGCTTCTTTTGTTTCACCAAATGCTCCCTACGACTGCGATATGGCAATAAACGGATATCAATGGTTTAGCCTCAAAGACCGATCACCTGAGGCTATTTTATCAGAAGTGAAGGTGACTGCTCCTATTCTTAATGCATTTATAGACGAAGAAATGGTCAGGTGTGGAGTAACTGCAAAACAAACCGCGCTCTTGGGGTTTAGCCAGGGCACCATGATGAGTTTATATGTGGCTCCTCGCAGAGAACAAGCATTGGCAGGTGTAGTTGGTTTTTCCGGGCGGTTAATTGCCCCCGACTTATTGAAAAAGGAGATCAAGTCTCGCCCACCCACCTTGTTGGTGCACGGTGACGCTGATGAAGTGGTTCCAGTTGAGTCCATTTTTCAAGCCAAAGAAGGACTCTCTAGTTCTGGCATTGATGTCACGGCCGTATCTCGGCCAGGCTTAGGGCATGGGATTGATCCAGATGGTATCAACCATGCGGTCACCTTTTTGAACAGTTGCTTTGACTCTTAA
- a CDS encoding DNA-3-methyladenine glycosylase 2 family protein gives MFKSLTMTPDIIKHGLDELAARDSDVDYVIRQIGYPPPQERPPGFAALVNIIAGQQVASAAATAIRNRLDTVVNPMAPDKMLAVDNEVLRATGLSGRKIEYVKGLAEQICNGQLDLDCLAEKSDADVVKILTSVRGLGRWSAEMYLLFSLKRPDIWPAEDLAISESLRELKSLNVRPNREQSEFLVEHWRPWRGVAALLLWYYYSQKD, from the coding sequence TTGTTTAAATCATTAACGATGACCCCTGACATAATCAAACATGGTTTGGACGAGCTTGCTGCACGCGATTCTGATGTGGATTATGTTATCAGACAAATTGGTTATCCTCCTCCCCAAGAGAGGCCGCCTGGTTTTGCCGCGCTTGTAAACATCATTGCTGGCCAACAAGTCGCAAGTGCAGCAGCCACCGCCATACGAAATCGTTTAGATACCGTTGTCAACCCGATGGCGCCGGATAAAATGCTCGCCGTAGATAACGAGGTCTTGCGTGCTACTGGCTTGAGCGGCCGCAAGATTGAGTATGTCAAAGGTCTCGCCGAGCAGATTTGCAACGGACAACTTGACTTAGATTGTTTGGCTGAAAAAAGTGATGCGGATGTGGTGAAGATTTTAACTTCAGTACGAGGTCTTGGTCGCTGGAGTGCGGAAATGTATTTGTTGTTTTCACTCAAAAGGCCAGACATTTGGCCAGCCGAAGACCTCGCTATCTCTGAGTCACTGCGTGAGTTGAAATCGCTCAATGTACGCCCGAATAGGGAACAGTCTGAGTTTCTTGTCGAACATTGGAGGCCTTGGAGGGGTGTTGCGGCCTTATTACTTTGGTACTATTACAGCCAGAAAGATTAA
- the gluQRS gene encoding tRNA glutamyl-Q(34) synthetase GluQRS, translated as MIKRTDFLSPATTRFAPSPTGYLHLGHAYSAIFAENIARKTKGSFVLRIEDIDQGRCRPKFVRAICEDLEWLGLSWSGPLLKQSARFKIYREVLEKLIEADLVYPCFCSRREIQIELERAVNAPHGPDGPHYPGTCRNLERTQREKNISAGKPYSLRLNAQRAGSRAGPLEIIDLARGIIPVNPNISGDVILGRKEVPTSYHLAVTVDDAEQGVTIVTRGEDLLPASHIQRLLQELIGLPETIYKHHRIIKGEDGKRLAKRSKSQTLRSLRDQGITPEGVRKKIGFISP; from the coding sequence ATGATTAAAAGAACTGATTTCTTATCACCCGCCACAACACGCTTTGCCCCGAGTCCAACCGGTTACCTGCACCTTGGCCATGCATACAGCGCTATATTTGCAGAAAATATTGCACGAAAGACAAAAGGAAGTTTTGTTCTGCGAATCGAAGATATTGACCAGGGTCGATGTAGACCCAAATTTGTAAGAGCAATATGTGAAGATCTCGAATGGCTTGGGCTTTCATGGAGCGGCCCCCTCTTAAAACAATCAGCACGGTTCAAGATTTATCGAGAAGTCTTAGAAAAACTCATAGAAGCGGACTTAGTATATCCGTGTTTCTGTTCGCGACGTGAAATACAAATCGAGTTAGAACGTGCTGTAAATGCGCCCCACGGGCCTGATGGTCCTCATTATCCGGGCACTTGCCGAAACCTTGAGAGAACCCAGCGAGAAAAAAATATTTCAGCCGGAAAACCATATTCTCTGCGTCTGAACGCTCAACGGGCCGGGTCACGAGCCGGCCCTTTAGAAATTATTGATCTGGCTCGGGGGATAATACCCGTCAACCCTAATATCAGTGGAGACGTTATTCTTGGCCGCAAAGAAGTTCCTACAAGCTACCATCTTGCTGTAACTGTCGATGATGCCGAGCAGGGAGTTACAATTGTTACACGTGGGGAAGATCTGTTACCTGCGTCCCATATACAACGCCTTCTCCAGGAGCTAATAGGCCTGCCCGAAACAATTTATAAACATCACCGAATTATCAAAGGGGAAGACGGGAAAAGGCTTGCAAAGCGTAGCAAAAGTCAAACTTTAAGGTCACTGCGAGATCAAGGCATTACTCCAGAAGGCGTAAGAAAGAAAATTGGTTTCATATCACCTTAG
- a CDS encoding CoA ester lyase: protein MDITQDKKTLRPRRSFIFAPGLHPDMYFKAKTLGADIVCIELEDGIAPKDKSLARERAIALFAEPHAAHGVESIVRINCVREAHGHADISAVLATDTPPPALMLPKVQTPDEILWLDNLLTERGHNTRLHVIIETNAGLEAAHDIALASSRIDALFFGGVDMAAELRCINAWEPLLYARSRVVHAAASAGIDVIDVPYLDLNDLDGMKREAILARDLGFSGKGCIHPKQISILNEVFTPDKKQVDYAQRVVDAFDKANTGLVVIDGKLIEKPVLREMRRILEIEARASK, encoded by the coding sequence TTGGATATTACCCAAGATAAAAAAACTCTTAGGCCGAGGCGTAGTTTTATTTTCGCTCCTGGCTTACACCCGGATATGTATTTTAAGGCGAAAACACTGGGCGCTGACATCGTCTGTATTGAACTCGAAGATGGAATCGCTCCCAAAGATAAAAGTCTAGCACGCGAACGCGCCATTGCATTATTTGCAGAACCACATGCCGCGCATGGTGTCGAGAGTATTGTGCGCATAAACTGCGTTCGTGAAGCACATGGGCATGCTGATATATCAGCAGTGCTTGCAACCGATACGCCACCGCCAGCTCTCATGTTGCCAAAAGTTCAAACGCCGGATGAAATTTTATGGTTAGATAATCTTTTGACCGAACGTGGCCACAATACTCGCTTGCATGTCATCATTGAAACAAATGCCGGGCTTGAAGCCGCTCATGATATTGCCCTGGCGAGTTCTCGTATTGATGCCTTATTTTTTGGAGGCGTAGATATGGCGGCAGAACTGCGTTGTATAAATGCATGGGAGCCCCTACTGTACGCGCGCTCACGCGTAGTCCATGCGGCAGCCAGTGCTGGCATTGACGTAATTGACGTCCCATATCTTGATCTAAATGACCTCGATGGGATGAAGCGAGAGGCTATCTTGGCACGCGATCTCGGATTTAGTGGTAAGGGATGTATTCATCCTAAACAAATTTCAATTTTGAACGAAGTATTTACACCGGACAAAAAGCAAGTCGACTATGCGCAACGGGTGGTCGATGCGTTTGATAAAGCAAATACAGGGCTAGTTGTTATAGATGGCAAATTGATTGAGAAGCCAGTACTCAGAGAAATGCGGAGAATCTTGGAGATTGAGGCACGAGCTTCAAAATAA
- a CDS encoding HD domain-containing phosphohydrolase — protein sequence MEKVLLVDDEEKLLAGLSRQLRGKFDIVTASGGDAAVGMLKRERNIAVIVCDMRMPGMTGVQVLKEFSKKSPTTSRIILTGFASQECAVDSINQGHVFKFINKPCTMEVLASGIQEGLEHHRLLIKEKNLLEQALAGSVKLLADVVSLKDQSAAESSRKLSVWANLLLPHIPEANKSELDFSIMLAPLGRMFVPAEVLVRQSKGESLSEKDLAILAKAPEIGSNLLRNIPRMETISKTILYQDKNFDGTGFPDDRTFGENIPVIARLLHLLNALLDLIGDDDLTNEHFDQLSQQDGKFDLELLELARKHLFDGGETSSEEKEIQAKVEEVPEPQEEEDTGPETEIVRTATLREGKQLATDLLNTEGSLVLAEGTILTQEQVEKIRLMYDQEKLPLRVEIIVPG from the coding sequence ATGGAAAAGGTTTTGCTGGTTGATGATGAGGAAAAATTATTAGCCGGATTAAGCCGCCAACTCCGTGGAAAATTTGACATCGTAACTGCCAGTGGCGGTGACGCGGCCGTGGGGATGTTGAAGAGGGAAAGAAATATCGCTGTCATAGTGTGTGATATGCGTATGCCAGGGATGACTGGCGTTCAGGTGCTAAAAGAATTTAGCAAAAAATCGCCGACAACCTCGCGTATTATACTTACCGGTTTTGCCTCTCAAGAATGTGCGGTTGATTCAATTAATCAAGGACACGTCTTTAAGTTCATCAATAAGCCGTGCACAATGGAGGTGTTGGCCAGCGGCATTCAAGAGGGTCTCGAACACCATCGACTATTAATTAAGGAAAAAAATCTTCTTGAGCAGGCGTTAGCAGGTTCAGTTAAATTATTGGCTGATGTTGTTTCACTGAAAGACCAATCTGCGGCAGAAAGTTCACGAAAGTTGAGCGTTTGGGCAAATTTACTATTACCGCACATACCTGAGGCAAATAAGAGTGAACTCGATTTTTCTATAATGCTTGCACCTCTGGGGCGCATGTTTGTGCCGGCAGAGGTGTTGGTGCGTCAATCTAAGGGCGAATCGCTGTCAGAAAAAGATTTAGCAATTTTAGCTAAAGCACCTGAAATAGGTAGCAACTTGCTTCGCAATATTCCGCGAATGGAGACAATAAGTAAGACCATCTTATATCAAGATAAGAACTTTGATGGCACAGGTTTTCCAGATGACAGGACCTTTGGGGAAAATATTCCAGTTATTGCCAGATTACTACATCTATTAAATGCTCTTCTAGATCTGATTGGTGATGATGATCTTACAAACGAACACTTTGATCAATTATCACAGCAAGACGGTAAATTTGATTTAGAATTATTAGAATTAGCGCGAAAGCACTTATTTGATGGAGGGGAAACCTCTTCCGAAGAAAAAGAGATACAAGCCAAGGTTGAAGAGGTTCCAGAGCCTCAAGAGGAGGAGGACACTGGCCCCGAGACAGAAATTGTCAGAACTGCTACGCTGCGAGAAGGGAAGCAGCTTGCGACTGATCTTCTCAATACAGAGGGATCACTTGTACTCGCAGAGGGTACTATCCTTACACAGGAGCAGGTCGAGAAAATCCGTTTGATGTACGATCAAGAGAAGTTGCCCCTCCGCGTTGAAATAATTGTCCCTGGTTAG